In the Nicotiana tabacum cultivar K326 chromosome 16, ASM71507v2, whole genome shotgun sequence genome, one interval contains:
- the LOC107804179 gene encoding triosephosphate isomerase, cytosolic-like, producing the protein MGRTFFVGGNWKCNGTSEEVKKIVSTLNAGQVPSQDVEVVVSPPFVFLPLVKNELRPDFHVAAQNCWVKKGGAFTGEVSAEMLVNLSIPWVILGHSERRAILGESDEFVGDKVAYAISQGLKVIACVGETLEQRESGSTIDVVAAQTKAIADRVKDWTKVVIAYEPVWAIGTGKVASPAQAQEVHAELRKWLQANVSAEVAASTRIIYGGSVTGANCKELAGQPDIDGFLVGGASLKPEFIDIIKSAEVKKNA; encoded by the exons ATGGGCAGAACTTTCTTCGTCGGCGGCAACTGGAAATGC AATGGAACCAGTGAAGAGGTCAAGAAGATAGTATCAACACTCAATGCCGGTCAAGTGCCATCACAAGATGTTG AGGTTGTTGTGAGCCCTCCATTTGTATTTCTTCCTCTGGTCAAGAATGAACTGCGACCTGATTTTCATGTTGCTGCCCAGAACTGTTGGGTTAAGAAAGGGGGTGCTTTCACCGGTGAGGTTAG TGCTGAGATGCTTGTTAATCTGAGCATTCCTTGGGTCATTTTGGGTCACTCTGAAAGGAGGGCTATTTTAGGTGAATCAGATGAG TTTGTTGGAGACAAGGTAGCATATGCCATTTCTCAAGGTTTGAAGGTTATTGCATGTGTTGGGGAGACTCTTGAGCAAAGAGAATCAGGATCTACCATTGATGTTGTTGCAGCACAAACAAAGGCTATTGCAG ACCGAGTAAAAGATTGGACAAAAGTGGTTATAGCTTATGAGCCTGTTTGGGCTATTGGAACCGGAAAGGTTGCATCCCCTGCACAAGCCCAGGAA GTACATGCTGAATTGAGGAAATGGCTTCAAGCAAATGTTAGTGCTGAAGTGGCTGCTTCAACCAGGATCATCTATGGAG GATCTGTAACCGGTGCAAACTGCAAGGAGTTGGCTGGACAGCCAGATATTGACGGTTTTCTTGTAGGTGGAGCTTCTCTGAAG CCGGAATTCATTGACATCATCAAGTCAGCTGAGGTGAAGAAAAATGCCTGA